Genomic segment of Tomitella fengzijianii:
AGGTAGTCGGCCATCGGCGTCAGGTCGGCGTCGTCGGGGATGATCTTGTCGACCGGGACGTGTTGGGCAGCGGCGAAGGTGGCGTCGGTGCAGCCGTTCGTCGCCGCGTCCAGAAGCGGGTCGACGGGGTCGCTGACGTAGTCGTACGCCTTCAGCCCGGGGTCGGCTGCCTGCGCGCCGAGCAGGATCAGCGGAAGGTAGCCCAGCGCGGCGCGGACGTCCGGCCCGCCCGCGGCGAAGTACTGCAGGGTGTCGCCGAGCCTGTTGCCGGGCGCGATGGCCACCGCGCCCTCGAGGTTGAGGTCGGGTGCGCGCGAGGGGGCCTCTGCGGCGGTGAACACGGCGGCGTGCCCGCCCTGGCTGTGCCCGGCGACGTACCAGGTGGTGCCGATGGACGAGTCGAGTTCGCGCGCCGCGGTGACGATGTCGGTGACGGCGTTGGCCTCGGAGTCGCCGTTGATGTAGGGGTGGACGCCGGGAGTTCCCAGGCCCACGTAGTCGGTCTGCACGACGGCGTAGCCGGCCTGGACGTAGCGGTCGAGGGTGTCGTCCACGTAGCGCAGGTATTCGCCGTCCGATCCGGGAACCGAACCCGACGAGGGGGCGCAGGCATCGGCGACGCCGGTGGTGCCGTGCGCCCAGCTGATCACCGGCCACCCGCCGTCGGGTGCGGGACCGCCGGGGACGGACACCGAGCCGGAGACCACGGCCGGATCGCCCTGCGGTCCCTCGGACATGTAGGTCACCCGGGTGTTTCCCGCGGCGCTGGGGAGCACCGCGTCGCCGGTCGACGGCTGACTCGACAGCAGCGTGCCGTAGGCGATGTCCCCCGATGCCGCGGCGGATGCCCCGTCGCCGTCCGCGTTCGAACCGCAGCCGGCGAGCACCGTCGCTGCGATCACCGCCGCCCCGGCCCATCGAGCTCGTCGTGCAATGCGTGATGTGTGCATGGATGCTTAGCGCTTTCTCGTGATCGCCGCCGCGACCGATCACTCGGCCGTCGGAGAATGTAGATCAGCCGACCTAGGTCAGCCAACCTAGGTCATATGACCTAGGTTGGCTGACCTTAGCATCGCGTATCCTCATCGCATGCCCAAGCCCGACACCCGTGAGGCGCTGATCGATGCCGCCGAGCGGCTCGTGGCCGCACGCGGGCTGCGGGGAATCTCGGTGCGCGAGGTGATCCGCGCGGCCGGGCAGCGCAACCACGGGGCGATCGCCTACTACTTCGGCTCCTGGCACGGGCTGCTCGCCGCAGTGTGGGCGGCACGTTCGACGGGGGCGGAGCAACAGCGACAGCTGCGCATCGCCGCCGAAGAGTCGGACGACCGCCTGCACGGGCTCGTCATCGCCTACGTGAGCCCCTTCGTCGCCGAGGTCTCCCGGCATACGCCGTCGTACTGGGCGCAGTTCAACGAACAGTGGCTCGCCGGCATCCATGCCGATTTCGTCAACACGCCGGAGCCGCTGGTGCCCGGCGACCCGGACTACCCGCCGATCCGGGGGATGGAGGCGATGCAGAGCATCTATGCGGACATCGCCGCCGAACTCGGTCACCTGGCGCAGCCGTTGCGCACCGCGCGCGTGGCGCTCGCGGCCCGATTCGTCGTCTCGGCACTCGCGTCATGGGAGCGCGACCAGGTGAGCGGCGTCTGGCAGAGCCTCGACGACTACGAAGGCGAGCTCTGCCGGCTGATGCTCGCCCTGCTGCGGGCCGACGGCGAGGCGGCGGCCACCTGATTCCGCCCGCCGATCCACCGCCCCGGCGGTGTGACCGGGGCCTCATGGTGAGCAGTCCGGGCGGTGCTTTACGCTGCGGATCATGGAGATCAGGGGAGCTAGTGCAATCGTCACCGGCGGCGCTTCGGGAATCGGCGCCGCCACCGCCCGCCGGCTGGCCAAGCGCGGCGCCAAGGTGGTCGTCGCGGACCTCAACGCGGACGCCGGGCAGCAGCTCGCGCAGGAGATCGACGGCGTGTTCGTCCCCGTCGACGTCACCGACACCGCGCAGATCGAGGCCGCCGTCAACGCCGCCATCGAGCTTGCGCCGCTGAAGGCTCTGGTCAACTCGGCCGGCATCGGGTCCGCGCAGCGCACCATCGGCCGCGACGGCGAGTTCGCGTCCGCGCACAACATCGACGTGTACAAGAAGGTCATCGCCATCAACCTGATCGGCACCTTCGACGCCGTGCGCCTGGCCGCCACCGCGATGAGCCGCAACGACCCGGGCGAGGACAAGGACCGCGGCGCCATCGTCAACCTGGCGTCGGTGGCCGCGTTCGACGGCCAGATCGGCCAGGCGGCCTACTCGTCGTCCAAGGGCGGCGTCGTGGGAATGACCCTGCCGGTGGCGCGCGACCTGTCGGCGGCGGGCATCCGCCTCAACACCATTGCCCCGGGGCTCATCGACACCCCCATCTACGGCAGCGGCCCCGAGTCGGACGCGTTCAAGGCCAAGTTGGGCGAGAGCGTGCTGTTCCCCAAGCGCCTCGGCGTGCCGGACGAGCTGGCGTCGATGGTCGAGGAGCTGCTCACCAACTCGTACATGAACGCCGAGGTGGTCCGGGTGGACGGCGGCATCCGGATGCCTCCGAAGTGATCGGCTGAGAACCTCGAACGCCGTGCCCGCCACACAGCATTGGGCGACCCGCGCCGGACCGGCGCGGGCACGGCGGTGACCCGGGCGGTGCTCGAGGAGGCGCGCCGGCGCGGGGAGAGGTCCGTGATCGTGCTCGGCCACCCGGAGTGCTACCCGCGGTTCGGTTTCGAGCGCGCATCGGCGCACGGAGTGCGGATGCGGACCGCCGTGCCGGACGAGGCGCTGATGGTGCTGAGCCTCGACGGCGGAGCCGTGCCCTCCGGCGTCATCCGCTACGCCGCCGCATTCGGCGACATCTGAGCGGGGTCCGCGCACCCGGACACCCTCCGCAACGTCAAGATCCCCGGGATCTGCCCGACGGCCGACTGACGACGCAGGCGCCGAGGGCCTGGCGAACCCGGCAGGGCGCATAGCCGGTCACGCCGGGGAATGTTCCCGGTGGCGGCATCGTTCGCCTGGCATAGGGCGAGGTTCTGAGGAGGCGTGCGGCAGTGGTGGAGCAGACCGGATCCAGCGGTGGCGCCGCCGGCGCCGCACCCGATCCGGTCCGCTGGCGCGTCCTGGCGGTGCTGCTGGTCGCGATCTTCATGTCGCTCGTCGGCGTCAGCATCGTCAACGTGGCGCTGCCCTCGATACAACAGGGCCTCGACGCCGCGCAGTCCGACGTGCAATGGGTGCTGTCCGGCTACGCGCTGACCTTCGGCATCGTGCTCGTCGCCGCGGGCCGTGCCGGCGATTTGATGGGCCGCGGCGGCATCTTCATCCTGGGCGTGGTCATCTTCACCGCGTCGTCCGTGGCCGCCGGGCTCGCACCCAACGCCGATGCGCTCAATGCCGCGCGCTTCATGCAGGGCCTGGGTTCGGGATTGCTGAACCCGCAAGGCGTGGGCATGATCCAGCAGTACTTCCGCGGCGCAGAGCGGGGCCGGGCGTTCGGCTTCTTCGGCAGCGCCGTCGGAGTGGCTGTGGGAATCGGCCCGATCATCGGCGGGCTCCTCATCGAGTTGGGCGGTCCGGACATCGGCTGGCGGCTGACGTTTCTGGTGAACGTGCCCATCGGCCTCGCGTGCCTCGCGCTGGCGCTGCTGTGGTTTCCGCGCCCGCTGTTCAGCCGCATCCGGGACGCGGCCACCGGCCGGGTGGTGCGGGTAGGGGATGCCGTACGCGCACTCGACCCGGTCGGCTCGGTCCTACTGGGGCTCGCCGTGCTCGCGGTGCTGCTGCCCTTCGTCGAATCCGGGGTCACGGCGCTCATCTGGCTGGTCCTGCCGGTGGGCGTGCTGCTGGCGTACGCCTGGGTGCGGTGGGAACGCCGCTACGCCCGCAAGGGCAACAGCCCGATGGTGGACCTGAACATCTTCTCCACCCGCAGCTTCACCAACGGCAGCATCATCGTGGCGCTGTACTTCCTGGGAATGACGAGCATCTGGGTGCTCGTCGCCCTCTACATGCAGGACGGCGCCGGGCACTCCGCGCTGGCGGCGGGCGC
This window contains:
- a CDS encoding lipase family protein, producing the protein MHTSRIARRARWAGAAVIAATVLAGCGSNADGDGASAAASGDIAYGTLLSSQPSTGDAVLPSAAGNTRVTYMSEGPQGDPAVVSGSVSVPGGPAPDGGWPVISWAHGTTGVADACAPSSGSVPGSDGEYLRYVDDTLDRYVQAGYAVVQTDYVGLGTPGVHPYINGDSEANAVTDIVTAARELDSSIGTTWYVAGHSQGGHAAVFTAAEAPSRAPDLNLEGAVAIAPGNRLGDTLQYFAAGGPDVRAALGYLPLILLGAQAADPGLKAYDYVSDPVDPLLDAATNGCTDATFAAAQHVPVDKIIPDDADLTPMADYLAKQNLGGLTLQVPTLILQGTADSSVTEPSTTALVDTLCTAGNPVSYKTYDGLEHTPTVPASFDDALAFIRTLGDGGAPGGVCGA
- a CDS encoding TetR/AcrR family transcriptional regulator, which produces MPKPDTREALIDAAERLVAARGLRGISVREVIRAAGQRNHGAIAYYFGSWHGLLAAVWAARSTGAEQQRQLRIAAEESDDRLHGLVIAYVSPFVAEVSRHTPSYWAQFNEQWLAGIHADFVNTPEPLVPGDPDYPPIRGMEAMQSIYADIAAELGHLAQPLRTARVALAARFVVSALASWERDQVSGVWQSLDDYEGELCRLMLALLRADGEAAAT
- a CDS encoding SDR family NAD(P)-dependent oxidoreductase: MEIRGASAIVTGGASGIGAATARRLAKRGAKVVVADLNADAGQQLAQEIDGVFVPVDVTDTAQIEAAVNAAIELAPLKALVNSAGIGSAQRTIGRDGEFASAHNIDVYKKVIAINLIGTFDAVRLAATAMSRNDPGEDKDRGAIVNLASVAAFDGQIGQAAYSSSKGGVVGMTLPVARDLSAAGIRLNTIAPGLIDTPIYGSGPESDAFKAKLGESVLFPKRLGVPDELASMVEELLTNSYMNAEVVRVDGGIRMPPK
- a CDS encoding GNAT family N-acetyltransferase encodes the protein MGDPRRTGAGTAVTRAVLEEARRRGERSVIVLGHPECYPRFGFERASAHGVRMRTAVPDEALMVLSLDGGAVPSGVIRYAAAFGDI
- a CDS encoding MFS transporter, which codes for MVEQTGSSGGAAGAAPDPVRWRVLAVLLVAIFMSLVGVSIVNVALPSIQQGLDAAQSDVQWVLSGYALTFGIVLVAAGRAGDLMGRGGIFILGVVIFTASSVAAGLAPNADALNAARFMQGLGSGLLNPQGVGMIQQYFRGAERGRAFGFFGSAVGVAVGIGPIIGGLLIELGGPDIGWRLTFLVNVPIGLACLALALLWFPRPLFSRIRDAATGRVVRVGDAVRALDPVGSVLLGLAVLAVLLPFVESGVTALIWLVLPVGVLLAYAWVRWERRYARKGNSPMVDLNIFSTRSFTNGSIIVALYFLGMTSIWVLVALYMQDGAGHSALAAGAVGIPAALISAVAAHWAGTRVMTYGRKVVIGGLVSALAGLALSVAVVVLHEGGHLSEWWLMGSLVFIGIAQGSVISPNQTLTLADVPLAYAGSSGAIMQTGQRIGTSVGIAVITAAVFAALDAASWAVAVPVGFGLIAVVVVLALGVGVKDLRDRSRTGTELPVPARP